In one Methanobrevibacter sp. genomic region, the following are encoded:
- the thsB gene encoding thermosome subunit beta: IITDPAQMQAFIEQEEKMVKDMVDKVVAAGANVLFAQKGIDDLAQHYLSKAGVLAVRRVKKSDIEKLSRATGASVITNLDDLTEEDLGIAGTVEERKISGDDMIFVEECSGAKSVTLFVRGSTKHIVDEIVRAIEDAIGVVAATVEDDKVVAGGGAPEIAMAKKLKDYAESISGREQLAVNAFAEALEIVPKTLAENAGLDSIDSLVDLRAAQEDSFYMGLDVFTGEVADMKEAGVIEPKRVKKQAIQSASEAAEMILRIDDVIASTKGPEDMGMDPSAMGGMPPMM, from the coding sequence CATAATTACTGACCCTGCTCAAATGCAAGCTTTCATCGAACAAGAAGAAAAAATGGTCAAAGACATGGTTGACAAAGTTGTTGCAGCAGGTGCAAACGTATTATTCGCACAAAAAGGTATTGATGACTTAGCACAACACTACTTATCCAAAGCTGGAGTATTAGCAGTAAGAAGAGTTAAAAAATCTGATATTGAAAAATTATCCAGAGCAACCGGTGCTAGCGTTATTACCAACTTAGACGACTTAACCGAAGAAGACTTAGGTATTGCAGGAACCGTAGAAGAAAGAAAAATCTCCGGTGACGACATGATCTTTGTCGAAGAATGCAGCGGTGCAAAATCCGTAACCTTATTCGTAAGAGGAAGTACCAAACACATCGTTGATGAAATTGTAAGAGCAATCGAAGATGCAATCGGTGTAGTAGCAGCTACCGTAGAAGACGACAAAGTTGTAGCTGGTGGAGGAGCTCCTGAAATCGCAATGGCTAAAAAACTCAAAGACTACGCAGAATCCATTTCCGGAAGAGAACAATTAGCAGTAAACGCATTTGCAGAAGCTTTAGAAATCGTACCAAAAACCTTAGCTGAAAATGCTGGTTTAGACAGCATCGACTCCTTAGTAGACTTAAGAGCAGCACAAGAAGACTCATTCTACATGGGATTAGATGTATTCACTGGTGAAGTAGCAGACATGAAAGAAGCTGGCGTAATCGAACCTAAACGTGTTAAAAAACAAGCTATCCAATCTGCATCTGAAGCAGCTGAAATGATTTTAAGAATCGATGATGTAATTGCATCAACCAAAGGCCCTGAAGATATGGGTATGGATCCTTCCGCAATGGGTGGAATGCCTCCAATGATGTAA
- a CDS encoding adenosylcobinamide amidohydrolase gives MYSNRLIFKTSNDDEIFYLKDTILINFGVLRNGISTSKLNSGTNDLYNSVFNQHLSQEKIDYLENHDICQYLINECNSLNIDYKYSTGLITLAEMKNVSIVFKKFKNMEVTAVVTAGVRTNSSRAGDEASYWEDNGEFHFGTINIILLTNVCLEKSTLTEAFMTVTEAKTVALNNLRIPSQYSNGFATGTGTDGVAIFSNRDSQNILTNAGKHSKLGELMAKAVIEAVSKAIRKQVWITNKSQSNALVRLNRYKLDINDFYETLDEDKLEFIRQLQIDSKKQDNVAITSSILNLIDEIENNLIKNRMLMIWRLK, from the coding sequence ATGTATTCAAATAGACTTATTTTTAAAACATCTAATGATGATGAAATTTTTTACTTAAAAGATACTATCTTAATTAATTTTGGAGTTCTCAGAAATGGTATTTCCACTTCAAAGTTGAATTCCGGAACAAATGATTTGTATAACTCTGTTTTTAATCAACATTTATCACAGGAAAAAATTGATTATCTTGAAAATCATGATATCTGTCAATATCTGATTAATGAATGCAATTCATTAAATATTGACTATAAATATTCTACTGGTTTAATCACACTTGCAGAAATGAAAAATGTCAGTATTGTCTTTAAAAAATTCAAAAACATGGAAGTGACTGCTGTTGTTACTGCAGGAGTTAGAACTAATTCTTCACGTGCAGGAGATGAAGCATCCTACTGGGAAGATAATGGTGAGTTCCACTTTGGCACTATAAATATTATTCTATTAACAAATGTATGTTTGGAAAAATCAACATTAACTGAAGCTTTCATGACAGTAACCGAAGCAAAAACCGTTGCATTAAATAATTTAAGAATTCCGTCCCAATATTCAAATGGGTTTGCAACAGGAACCGGCACAGATGGTGTGGCAATTTTTTCTAACAGGGATTCTCAAAATATTTTAACAAATGCTGGAAAACATTCCAAACTTGGTGAATTAATGGCTAAAGCTGTTATTGAAGCTGTTTCAAAAGCAATTAGAAAACAAGTTTGGATTACCAATAAATCCCAATCAAATGCATTGGTAAGATTAAATAGGTATAAATTAGATATTAATGATTTTTATGAAACTCTGGATGAGGATAAACTAGAATTTATAAGGCAATTGCAGATAGATTCTAAAAAACAGGATAATGTAGCAATAACTTCATCAATTTTAAATCTTATCGATGAGATTGAAAACAATTTAATAAAAAACAGGATGCTTATGATTTGGCGATTAAAATAA